The Pocillopora verrucosa isolate sample1 chromosome 9, ASM3666991v2, whole genome shotgun sequence genome includes the window GAAACAGATTATTAATGCCAAAGAAGCCGCACCAACCATCCGCGTTATTTTTCCGCGCAATTTAGCCTTGCTCTCAACTGAGGTGACTGTGGATTTGCTTGCTTTGTAAACCATGTGAATGAACAGGAACAACATGGTCAGACACGGAAACGCCATTTTGAAGAAGGTTTGAATGACTGCGATAATGATGCGGACTGTTTGAGTAGCCGAGCCAAAGTTCCATTTGCATCGGCTATTTGGGGGATTCGACGATATGTAGGAGAGCTGAAACGAATTTGAAGCACAAAGGATAACCGACCACAGCCACACGAGGAAGATATAAACGAGCGTGCGCTTCTTGTTGAAGACCTGGTTGTACTGTTGAGGCTTAACCACTGCAAACCAACGCTCCGTTGCCAAAGCCACACAGATGTAGGCAGAGAAAACCAACAACTGGAAGAGAAACGTACGACTCCAAATAATTCGACAGAAGACATCGCCCAAGACGTGATTGTTAGGATAAGGAAACGCGTCACCAAGGACCATAGCTGGGTTTGTGACAAGCATCAAAGCGGTGAGAATATCAGACATGGCCAAGGATAGAATCAAAATGTTGTAagatttcttcaaaaatt containing:
- the LOC131775848 gene encoding melatonin receptor type 1A-like; the protein is MNSTNVSSNASTTVSSAAPASEVKIGRSLYTQTTCFVIATMAFLGNLLVILLILVKKGKFLKKSYNILILSLAMSDILTALMLVTNPAMVLGDAFPYPNNHVLGDVFCRIIWSRTFLFQLLVFSAYICVALATERWFAVVKPQQYNQVFNKKRTLVYIFLVWLWSVILCASNSFQLSYISSNPPNSRCKWNFGSATQTVRIIIAVIQTFFKMAFPCLTMLFLFIHMVYKASKSTVTSVESKAKLRGKITRMVGAASLALIICFAPSQINYTLAVAGKTRLDNTVHHVLSLLALVNSCLNPFIYGLSNKNYRQGYQQILLSLYPWCIKRHGNRVVSRPISRRTDLTRPGTSS